A window of the Myxococcales bacterium genome harbors these coding sequences:
- a CDS encoding VCBS repeat-containing protein has product MALADVDRDGDTELAVTTGRQAGSFALEREERRWAGFRPFAAWPKLEGAVGRTFWVDLNGDGRSDAVIARGDALVWFPSVTGPLDEVEREFGEPVVVPLPTGAEAAPGCGPNPQLDLFFADMTGDGMQDLVRVRRGQVEYWPALGNGRFGDRVVMDGAPAVPTTSAFDSARVRLVDLDGSGTADVLYLDDGRVWHFPNLGGRRLGRGARSGTCRRSTGAPRRSPIWRATGGRRCCGRRCRRRARRRCRTCRSRRRRRRGC; this is encoded by the coding sequence GTGGCCTTGGCCGACGTCGATCGCGACGGCGACACCGAGCTGGCGGTGACGACGGGGCGCCAGGCCGGGTCGTTCGCGCTCGAGCGCGAGGAGCGGCGCTGGGCGGGGTTCCGGCCGTTCGCGGCGTGGCCCAAGCTCGAGGGCGCGGTCGGGCGCACGTTCTGGGTCGATCTGAACGGCGACGGGCGCAGCGACGCGGTGATCGCGCGCGGCGACGCGCTGGTGTGGTTCCCGTCGGTGACCGGGCCGCTCGACGAGGTCGAGCGCGAGTTCGGCGAGCCGGTGGTGGTGCCGCTGCCGACGGGGGCCGAGGCGGCGCCGGGGTGCGGGCCCAACCCGCAGCTCGATCTGTTCTTCGCGGACATGACCGGCGACGGCATGCAGGACCTGGTGCGGGTGCGGCGGGGGCAGGTCGAGTACTGGCCGGCGCTGGGCAACGGGCGGTTCGGCGATCGGGTGGTGATGGACGGGGCGCCGGCGGTGCCGACGACGTCGGCGTTCGACAGCGCGCGGGTGCGGCTGGTGGATCTGGACGGCAGCGGCACGGCCGACGTGCTCTACCTGGACGACGGGCGGGTGTGGCACTTCCCGAACCTGGGCGGGCGGCGGCTGGGGCGCGGCGCGAGGTCGGGCACCTGCCGGCGTTCGACGGGCGCACCGCGGCGATCGCCGATCTGGCGGGCGACGGGCGGCCGGCGCTGCTGTGGTCGGCGCTGTCGCCGACGCGCACGCAGGCGCTGTCGTACCTGCCGCTCACGCCGGCGACGCCGCCGGGGATGCTGA